Proteins encoded together in one Shewanella oneidensis MR-1 window:
- a CDS encoding cation diffusion facilitator family transporter, with protein MKITPSTETAQPSNGFGHSIAQWQHPHGFSKQNADGEKNTRYVLYLTVITMVAEIVAGTIYGSMALLADGWHMGTHAAAFMITLFAYSYARKHANDPAFAFGTGKVSVLGGYTSAIALGLVALIMLIESGMRLINPENIHFNEAIFVALIGLSVNVLSMFLLKDHHSHDHGHSHGNSHGHSLHQVHDKHEHTAHKDNHCCDGLEHHAADHDHDHDHDHDHDHDHDHDHDNHSHNHAHGHSHGHSGHDHNLRAAYFHVLADALTSVLAIAALLFGKYMGLTWLDPIMGIVGAIIISRWSWGLIQQTSPILLDGGVNVALQRKVRETIEAVPDHQVADLHIWRVSADHHAIMASIVSHSPKEASYFNQLLSQFPELSHITIELHTCRQGECVAKEA; from the coding sequence ATGAAAATAACACCCTCAACAGAAACGGCTCAGCCAAGCAATGGCTTTGGGCACTCTATCGCCCAGTGGCAACATCCCCATGGATTTTCTAAACAAAATGCAGATGGTGAAAAAAATACCCGTTATGTGTTGTATTTAACGGTTATCACTATGGTGGCCGAGATTGTGGCGGGGACGATTTACGGATCTATGGCTTTGCTTGCTGATGGTTGGCATATGGGAACCCATGCCGCCGCCTTTATGATCACGCTTTTTGCCTATTCCTATGCCCGTAAGCACGCCAATGATCCGGCCTTTGCCTTTGGTACCGGTAAGGTCAGTGTACTTGGGGGATATACCAGTGCAATTGCTTTAGGACTGGTAGCCTTAATCATGCTGATTGAATCAGGGATGCGTTTGATAAACCCTGAGAATATTCACTTTAATGAAGCCATTTTCGTGGCCTTGATTGGATTAAGTGTAAACGTGTTGAGTATGTTCCTGTTAAAAGATCATCATTCCCACGATCATGGACATTCGCATGGCAACTCACATGGCCATTCACTGCATCAAGTACATGACAAACATGAGCATACAGCACATAAAGATAACCATTGCTGTGATGGGCTCGAACATCATGCTGCTGACCATGACCATGACCATGACCATGACCATGACCATGACCATGACCATGACCATGACCATGATAACCATTCACACAACCACGCACATGGACATTCCCATGGGCATTCGGGACATGATCACAACCTGAGAGCGGCTTATTTTCACGTATTAGCCGATGCATTAACCTCAGTGCTGGCGATTGCCGCACTCTTATTTGGTAAATATATGGGCTTAACCTGGCTTGACCCCATTATGGGGATTGTGGGAGCCATTATTATCAGCCGCTGGTCATGGGGACTCATTCAGCAAACCAGTCCAATTTTGCTCGACGGCGGGGTAAATGTAGCGTTACAGCGTAAAGTGCGCGAAACCATTGAAGCGGTGCCTGATCACCAAGTCGCCGATTTACATATTTGGCGCGTGAGTGCCGATCACCATGCTATTATGGCATCCATAGTGTCCCACTCACCGAAAGAAGCCAGTTATTTTAATCAGTTACTGAGTCAATTTCCTGAGTTATCCCATATTACTATTGAGTTGCATACTTGCCGGCAAGGTGAGTGT